Proteins encoded in a region of the Populus alba chromosome 13, ASM523922v2, whole genome shotgun sequence genome:
- the LOC140954456 gene encoding protein RISC-INTERACTING CLEARING 3'-5' EXORIBONUCLEASE 2-like yields the protein METLRGPQFTLNDGNTLVTEVVSDDDSHLCLYVLLQDMLKIGDMVVGFDIEWGFKGCSASRSGSTSSRHADHHSQPDKSEHLPRRVEHHIAVLTFCTKLGCVLIRLSPNHISPSLKRFLSIKDIMFVGVHIKEDLHRLRSVNGLVVRNAVDLSELAATIYDQPRFLAYNARELACKISSLKSDPKSLNVLWSNWFDPTLSPEQIESATIEAYATYKIGKKLMESGSSSVKRLFL from the coding sequence ATGGAAACACTACGTGGACCTCAGTTTACACTGAACGACGGTAACACTCTGGTGACGGAGGTGGTATCGGACGATGATTCGCATCTTTGCCTCTATGTATTACTGCAGGACATGCTTAAGATTGGTGACATGGTTGTTGGGTTTGACATCGAGTGGGGCTTCAAAGGATGTTCTGCCAGCAGATCAGGAAGTACTTCTAGCAGACATGCTGACCATCATTCTCAGCCTGACAAGTCCGAGCACCTTCCTAGGAGAGTGGAACATCACATTGCTGTCTTGACATTCTGCACTAAACTTGGCTGTGTCCTAATAAGGCTCTCTCCTAATCATATTTCTCCATCTCTGAAACGCTTTCTTTCAATCAAGGACATTATGTTTGTAGGAGTTCATATCAAGGAAGATCTTCATAGGCTGAGAAGTGTCAATGGCCTGGTGGTCCGGAATGCGGTGGATTTAAGTGAACTGGCTGCTACGATATATGATCAACCTCGATTCCTTGCTTATAATGCAAGGGAACTGGCGTGCAAAATATCTTCACTAAAATCAGACCCAAAATCTCTCAATGTTTTATGGTCAAACTGGTTTGATCCTACTCTTAGCCCTGAACAGATTGAGTCTGCAACTATTGAGGCTTATGCAACGTACAAGATTGGCAAAAAGCTTATGGAAAGCGGCAGTAGCAGTGTCAAGAGGTTGTTCTTGTAA